The following are from one region of the Anaerohalosphaeraceae bacterium genome:
- a CDS encoding MFS transporter, with translation MDEPSGRLKLGEKIGYACGDFASVLFWQTISLHLLFFYTDVFGLSAATAGTMISLSRLWDGINDPLVGLIADRTSTRWGKFRPYLLWTAVPLAAAAVLTFTTPSWSPTAKLIYAYVTFNLFMMLYTVINIPYSAMLGVLTPDSVERVKLSSFKYFGAYGAALVVSAFLMPMVKWIGGSGSSPFGWKITMLVFGAAAVVFFFITFLSTRERVLPPASQKTSIREDIRDLLTNGPWLLLLFATLTMLLWVSIRLGVINYYFKYYIAPGKYEKWISIFNTAGIVGSLAGVAAVSGFARLLGKKRAFIVLFLIANVLTISFFVYTPNHLVLILAAQVVGSFAGGPLTPLIWAMYADAADYSEWKNGRRATGLVFSASTMAQKFAWAFGALLTGWLLHWFGYQPDTQQTERVIFGFRLLMSIIPGLAGLISIVIMLFYNLDEDKLRQIGLELQERRQQEMSLVSEENDKTSMI, from the coding sequence ATGGATGAGCCGAGCGGAAGATTGAAACTTGGGGAAAAAATCGGCTATGCCTGCGGAGATTTTGCCTCGGTTTTGTTCTGGCAGACCATCTCTCTGCATCTGCTATTCTTTTATACAGATGTGTTTGGCCTCAGTGCCGCTACAGCAGGGACGATGATTTCTCTGTCACGTCTATGGGACGGCATCAATGACCCGCTGGTGGGGCTGATTGCAGACCGCACGTCCACCCGCTGGGGCAAATTCAGACCGTATCTGCTCTGGACGGCTGTTCCGCTGGCCGCTGCGGCCGTCCTGACTTTTACAACGCCTTCCTGGAGTCCCACCGCCAAACTCATTTATGCCTATGTCACCTTTAACCTTTTTATGATGCTTTATACGGTCATCAATATTCCCTATTCGGCGATGCTCGGGGTGCTCACGCCTGATTCGGTCGAACGGGTCAAGCTGTCGTCCTTTAAGTATTTCGGGGCTTACGGGGCTGCTTTGGTGGTGTCTGCGTTTTTGATGCCGATGGTCAAATGGATCGGCGGTTCCGGCAGTTCTCCGTTCGGCTGGAAGATTACGATGCTTGTGTTTGGGGCGGCGGCCGTTGTGTTCTTTTTTATTACGTTTCTGTCCACGCGGGAAAGAGTCTTGCCGCCGGCTTCCCAGAAAACGTCTATTCGTGAAGATATTCGGGACCTCCTGACCAACGGCCCATGGCTGCTTCTGCTTTTTGCAACGCTCACGATGCTTCTGTGGGTTTCGATACGGCTGGGGGTTATCAATTACTATTTCAAGTATTATATTGCTCCCGGCAAGTATGAAAAATGGATTTCAATTTTCAATACGGCCGGAATCGTCGGCAGTCTGGCCGGTGTGGCGGCCGTGAGCGGGTTTGCCCGTCTGCTCGGCAAGAAAAGGGCATTCATTGTTTTGTTCCTCATTGCCAATGTCCTGACGATTTCCTTTTTTGTTTATACCCCCAACCATCTTGTTCTGATTCTGGCGGCACAGGTTGTCGGTTCGTTTGCGGGCGGGCCGCTGACGCCTCTGATTTGGGCGATGTATGCCGATGCGGCGGATTATTCGGAATGGAAGAACGGGCGGCGGGCCACGGGGTTGGTCTTTTCCGCCTCGACGATGGCACAGAAATTCGCCTGGGCCTTCGGGGCTCTTCTGACCGGCTGGCTGCTGCATTGGTTCGGCTATCAGCCCGACACCCAACAGACGGAAAGGGTGATTTTCGGTTTTCGTCTGCTGATGAGCATCATCCCCGGGCTGGCGGGCCTGATTTCGATTGTGATTATGTTGTTTTATAATCTGGATGAGGACAAACTCCGACAAATCGGTCTTGAACTTCAGGAGCGAAGACAGCAGGAGATGTCTTTGGTTTCTGAGGAAAATGATAAGACATCTATGATATAG
- a CDS encoding glycoside hydrolase family 130 protein, protein MKKTILGSALPNIPWEDKPKGCRDVVWRYSGNPVLNWNPIPRAARIFNSAVLPYKNEFVGVFRGDQRNGRATLFFGRSPDGLRWTIGPDPIDWVDEQGKPSPLSFGYDPRFVQIEDTYYIVWCDDMHGPSIGLGRTKDFKTFIRMPNPLMPYNRNGVLFPRKVNGKYLLLSRPSDSGHTPFGDIFLSESPDLIHWGRHRWVMGRGGQGWWQNTKIGAGPVPIETTAGWLLFYHGVSNTCNGFVYSFGAAILDINDPGKVLYRTRDYLLTPEKSYETVGFVPNVVFPCANLYDADTGRIAIYYGAADTCTAIAFAQVDELIDYIRNNSEVF, encoded by the coding sequence ATGAAAAAAACAATTCTCGGCTCTGCTTTGCCGAACATCCCCTGGGAAGACAAACCGAAAGGGTGCCGGGATGTTGTGTGGCGCTACAGCGGCAATCCTGTTTTGAACTGGAATCCGATTCCGCGGGCTGCGCGGATTTTCAACAGTGCGGTCCTGCCGTACAAAAATGAGTTTGTCGGCGTCTTCCGCGGCGACCAGCGGAACGGACGGGCCACGCTGTTCTTCGGCCGCAGTCCGGACGGACTTCGCTGGACGATTGGCCCGGACCCGATTGACTGGGTGGATGAACAGGGCAAGCCCAGCCCGCTGAGTTTCGGCTATGACCCGCGGTTTGTGCAGATTGAGGATACGTACTATATTGTCTGGTGCGATGATATGCACGGGCCGTCCATCGGATTGGGCCGCACGAAGGATTTCAAGACGTTTATTCGAATGCCCAATCCGCTGATGCCGTATAACCGCAACGGTGTGCTGTTCCCGCGCAAGGTCAACGGTAAATACCTGCTGCTGAGCCGTCCGAGCGACAGCGGGCATACGCCGTTCGGCGATATTTTTCTCAGCGAAAGCCCGGATTTGATTCACTGGGGCCGTCACCGCTGGGTGATGGGGCGCGGCGGACAGGGCTGGTGGCAGAACACCAAAATCGGTGCCGGCCCAGTGCCGATTGAGACGACGGCCGGCTGGCTTCTGTTCTATCACGGCGTTTCGAATACCTGCAACGGTTTTGTGTACAGCTTCGGGGCGGCGATTCTGGATATCAACGACCCGGGCAAAGTGCTGTACCGCACACGCGATTATCTGCTGACACCGGAAAAATCCTACGAAACGGTGGGCTTTGTGCCCAATGTGGTTTTTCCCTGTGCCAATCTGTATGATGCCGACACCGGGCGAATCGCCATTTACTACGGAGCCGCTGACACCTGCACGGCGATTGCCTTTGCGCAGGTGGATGAGCTGATTGACTATATCCGGAACAATTCCGAAGTCTTTTAA
- a CDS encoding MFS transporter: MEASQCKPERDRLPVLTKVCYGLGTALDMWGFWLYPAVAYAVFNIYLGVPPWLVGLALTLIRIYDAISDPLAGWLSDNLRSRHGRRRPFILIAGIASGLGLPALFWVSPSWSQVTILGLSAVFWYMMLSSLIYIPIVSAFSVPYNSLGAEMTPDYEERTSVMTYRSVMQKIFEVGNFYALRFTNLSWFLLPEINKKNTLLGMQVYTAILGGLMALFALVIFLRVPERYYEKVVVKTARRISLQSSFYETLKCRPFRLMMGFGASFSLGTSMVGALGYYATVYYVCRGNTIEGDNWNFWNGIAFMLGGLLGGPLLNRVAYWTEKRRAVVAAAVIGIFGYGGSWFLYTPLVPWLQTLAAGLMGMAAAGFWMLFGSIGADVIDYDEWQTGTRREGSFTACGSYLLKLGNAGGYFVSGLLLDLSGFNREVAVQNPGTIFCIRAMLALIPILGLLWVIFFVLRMPLSREKCEAIRAELEARRGRV, translated from the coding sequence TTGGAAGCCAGTCAGTGTAAACCCGAACGAGACAGGCTGCCGGTCCTGACCAAAGTCTGCTACGGATTGGGCACGGCCCTGGATATGTGGGGGTTCTGGCTGTATCCGGCGGTGGCCTATGCGGTGTTCAATATCTATTTGGGTGTCCCCCCGTGGCTGGTCGGACTGGCTCTGACACTGATTCGGATTTATGATGCTATATCGGACCCGCTGGCCGGGTGGCTTTCGGACAATCTGCGAAGCCGGCACGGACGGCGCCGCCCCTTTATTTTGATTGCGGGAATTGCAAGCGGGCTGGGGCTGCCGGCGCTGTTTTGGGTTTCACCTTCCTGGTCGCAGGTGACGATTCTGGGGCTGTCGGCGGTGTTCTGGTATATGATGCTTTCTTCGCTGATTTACATCCCCATCGTCAGCGCGTTTTCCGTTCCTTACAACAGTCTGGGGGCGGAAATGACGCCGGATTACGAAGAGCGCACCTCCGTGATGACCTATCGGAGTGTGATGCAGAAAATCTTTGAAGTCGGCAATTTTTATGCCCTTCGTTTTACGAATCTGTCTTGGTTTCTGCTGCCGGAAATCAATAAAAAGAATACACTGCTGGGGATGCAGGTCTATACGGCGATTCTGGGGGGGCTGATGGCCCTGTTTGCCCTCGTGATTTTCCTGCGGGTGCCGGAACGGTATTACGAAAAAGTGGTGGTCAAAACCGCTCGGCGCATTTCTCTGCAAAGCTCCTTTTATGAAACGCTGAAATGCCGGCCGTTTCGTTTGATGATGGGGTTCGGGGCCTCGTTCAGTCTCGGAACCAGCATGGTTGGGGCGCTGGGGTATTATGCCACAGTCTATTATGTCTGCCGGGGCAATACAATTGAGGGGGACAACTGGAATTTCTGGAACGGCATCGCCTTTATGCTCGGCGGGCTGCTGGGCGGGCCGCTGCTGAATCGGGTTGCGTACTGGACGGAAAAACGCCGGGCCGTTGTGGCGGCCGCAGTTATCGGGATTTTCGGATACGGCGGTTCGTGGTTTTTGTACACGCCGCTGGTTCCTTGGCTCCAGACCCTGGCGGCGGGACTGATGGGAATGGCGGCGGCGGGCTTCTGGATGCTGTTCGGCTCGATTGGGGCGGATGTGATTGATTATGACGAATGGCAGACGGGGACGAGGCGGGAAGGGTCTTTTACCGCCTGCGGTTCCTATCTGCTCAAACTGGGCAATGCCGGCGGATATTTTGTCTCCGGGCTGCTCCTGGACTTGTCCGGTTTTAATCGCGAAGTGGCTGTGCAGAATCCCGGAACAATTTTCTGCATTCGGGCGATGCTGGCACTGATACCGATTCTCGGTTTGCTCTGGGTGATTTTCTTTGTGCTGCGGATGCCGCTGTCACGGGAGAAATGCGAGGCAATCCGAGCGGAGCTGGAGGCGCGGCGCGGCAGGGTGTAA
- a CDS encoding glycosyl hydrolase family 65 protein, which translates to MQYGYFDDERKEYVITRPDTPRSWSNYLGSTEYGAIITNNAGGYGFFHSAAQGRFLRLRFNAIPMDQPGRYIYLRDMDSGDYWSASWQPVGKPLEQYKAVCRHGTAYTIIESEYGRIRTETTYFVPLGRHLECWLLKVTNLDKVPRRLRLFSFVEYANNWHVWQDFINLQYTQFIVRMQVVDNIIDHGINVLLPDSTGSLPHHDGNRHTFLAAVGAQITGFDTDRDVFLGPYRTYRNPLIVEQGRCTQSLACGDNGCGVLQMDVVLEPGQSQELAVFLGIGKAAVEGRKTVQEYGDLQRVHQAFEQLRQYWHSRLEGLTVQTPDADLNSMLNMWSPYNCLITYAWSRAASLVYCGERDGLGYRDTVQDLLGVMHLIPEEARGRLELMLTGQVSTGGAMPLVKPFAHRPGQESPPKEEEYRSDDCLWLFCTVPAYVKETGDLAFYDKVLPYADRGEDTVLGHLKRAIAFSLERSGTHGLPCGLSADWNDCLQLGHRGESVFAAFQLRYALKTYMEICERLGRRDEAGWAQGHLTRLDENIERYAWDGRWFLRAYRWDGMKFGSQENEEGRIWLNPQTWAVLSGYLQGPRALAVMEEVGRHLATEYGLMICDPPYEKTDHHIIKASLFNQGMKENASIFSHTQGWAVIAEAMLGRGEKAYRYFRAYLPAAYNSRADIRQIEPYVYCQFTHSKYSPRFGASRLPWLTGAAAWSYYAAVQYILGVQPDYDGLRLDPCVPADWKEIRLRRRFRNKWFDIEIRNDKGVQKGVKQLIVNGQTVDGNLIRPDRMKDRNEVRVILG; encoded by the coding sequence ATGCAGTACGGATACTTTGACGACGAGCGGAAAGAGTATGTCATCACGCGTCCGGACACGCCTCGTTCGTGGAGCAATTATCTGGGCTCGACCGAATACGGGGCCATCATCACCAACAACGCCGGCGGCTACGGTTTTTTTCATTCAGCCGCTCAGGGCCGCTTCCTGCGGCTTCGCTTTAATGCAATCCCGATGGACCAGCCCGGACGCTACATTTACCTGCGGGATATGGACAGCGGGGATTACTGGTCGGCCTCCTGGCAGCCGGTCGGCAAGCCCCTCGAGCAGTACAAGGCCGTCTGCCGGCACGGCACCGCCTATACGATTATCGAGTCTGAATACGGCCGAATCCGCACGGAGACGACGTATTTTGTTCCGCTGGGCAGACACCTGGAGTGCTGGCTTTTGAAGGTGACGAATCTGGACAAGGTCCCCCGGCGGCTGCGGCTGTTTTCATTTGTCGAGTACGCTAACAACTGGCATGTCTGGCAGGACTTTATCAATCTGCAGTACACGCAGTTTATTGTGCGGATGCAGGTTGTGGACAATATCATTGACCACGGCATCAATGTGCTGCTGCCGGACAGCACGGGCAGTCTGCCGCATCACGACGGCAACCGCCATACCTTTCTGGCGGCGGTGGGGGCACAGATTACCGGGTTTGATACGGACCGCGATGTCTTTTTGGGGCCGTACCGCACGTATCGCAATCCGCTGATTGTCGAGCAGGGCCGATGCACGCAGTCGCTGGCCTGTGGCGATAACGGCTGCGGAGTGCTTCAGATGGACGTCGTTTTGGAGCCGGGCCAGTCGCAGGAGCTGGCTGTTTTTTTGGGCATCGGCAAGGCCGCCGTCGAGGGACGCAAAACCGTGCAGGAGTACGGCGATCTGCAAAGGGTTCATCAGGCCTTTGAGCAGCTCAGGCAGTACTGGCACAGCCGGCTGGAAGGGCTGACGGTTCAGACTCCGGATGCGGACCTGAACAGCATGCTCAATATGTGGAGCCCCTACAATTGCCTGATTACGTATGCCTGGTCGCGTGCGGCCAGTCTGGTTTACTGCGGCGAGCGGGATGGGCTGGGCTATCGCGATACCGTGCAGGATTTGCTGGGGGTCATGCATCTGATTCCGGAGGAGGCCCGCGGGCGGCTGGAGCTGATGCTCACCGGTCAGGTCTCCACCGGCGGGGCGATGCCGCTGGTCAAGCCGTTTGCTCATCGTCCGGGGCAGGAGAGCCCTCCGAAAGAGGAGGAGTATCGTTCGGATGACTGCCTGTGGCTGTTTTGCACGGTGCCGGCGTATGTGAAGGAAACGGGCGATTTGGCCTTTTATGACAAGGTTCTTCCGTATGCCGACCGGGGGGAGGATACCGTACTGGGGCACCTGAAGCGGGCGATAGCGTTTTCGCTCGAACGAAGCGGAACCCACGGGCTGCCGTGCGGCTTGTCGGCGGACTGGAACGACTGCCTGCAGCTCGGGCACAGGGGGGAGAGTGTTTTCGCGGCCTTTCAGCTGCGGTATGCGCTGAAGACTTATATGGAAATCTGCGAACGGCTCGGACGGCGGGATGAGGCCGGCTGGGCACAGGGGCACTTAACGCGGCTGGATGAGAATATCGAACGGTATGCCTGGGACGGGCGCTGGTTCCTGCGGGCGTATCGATGGGATGGGATGAAATTCGGTTCGCAGGAGAATGAGGAGGGCCGCATCTGGCTCAATCCGCAGACCTGGGCGGTCCTGAGCGGATATTTGCAGGGGCCGCGGGCCCTGGCGGTGATGGAGGAGGTCGGCCGGCACCTGGCGACGGAGTACGGCCTGATGATTTGCGACCCGCCCTATGAAAAAACGGATCATCACATCATCAAGGCCTCTCTTTTTAATCAGGGGATGAAGGAAAATGCCTCCATTTTTTCGCATACGCAGGGCTGGGCGGTGATTGCCGAAGCGATGCTGGGCCGCGGCGAGAAGGCCTATCGCTATTTTCGTGCCTATCTGCCTGCGGCGTATAACAGCCGGGCGGACATTCGCCAGATTGAGCCCTATGTCTATTGTCAGTTCACGCACAGCAAATACAGCCCTCGGTTCGGGGCTTCGCGTCTGCCGTGGCTGACGGGGGCGGCGGCCTGGTCCTATTATGCGGCGGTTCAGTACATCCTGGGTGTGCAGCCGGATTATGACGGGCTGCGCCTGGACCCGTGTGTGCCTGCCGACTGGAAAGAGATTCGCCTTCGCCGGCGTTTCCGGAACAAATGGTTTGACATAGAAATCCGAAACGACAAGGGGGTCCAGAAAGGGGTCAAACAGCTGATTGTGAACGGTCAGACCGTTGACGGCAATCTGATTCGCCCCGACCGGATGAAAGACCGAAACGAGGTCCGGGTTATCTTGGGCTGA
- the dapF gene encoding diaminopimelate epimerase, with protein sequence MDFVKMHGLGNDYVYVDCFRQQVDNPSQLAVEISDRHFGVGSDGLILVCPSERADVRMRMFNADGSEAQMCGNGIRCLAKYFYETYHPHTADHEMSVPGQRTFPAMLRVETGRGILTVGLELDEHNKVSRVCVNMGQPILKAREIPVALDAEQVVNVRMPVHGQELSMTCVSMGNPHAVFFCEDLDAIDLPLIGPLIEHHELFPQRVNVHFVKSDNPNEFTMRTWERGSGITLACGTGACASLVAGVLIGRCQRLVRAHLPGGDLDLNWCETDNCVYMTGPAVEVFRGVWPD encoded by the coding sequence ATGGATTTTGTGAAAATGCATGGGCTGGGCAATGATTATGTGTATGTGGACTGCTTTCGGCAGCAGGTGGACAATCCGAGTCAGCTGGCGGTGGAAATCAGCGACCGCCACTTCGGCGTCGGCTCCGATGGGCTGATTCTCGTGTGCCCTTCGGAAAGAGCGGATGTCCGGATGCGGATGTTCAATGCCGACGGCTCCGAAGCCCAGATGTGCGGCAACGGCATTCGCTGCCTGGCCAAATATTTCTACGAAACCTATCACCCCCATACGGCCGACCACGAAATGTCGGTCCCCGGCCAGCGAACCTTTCCGGCAATGCTGCGGGTGGAGACCGGACGCGGCATCCTGACCGTCGGCCTCGAACTGGATGAACACAACAAGGTCAGCCGTGTGTGCGTCAATATGGGCCAGCCGATTCTGAAGGCCCGCGAGATTCCGGTGGCACTCGACGCCGAACAGGTCGTCAACGTCCGGATGCCGGTGCACGGACAGGAACTGTCAATGACCTGCGTGTCGATGGGCAATCCGCACGCCGTCTTTTTCTGTGAAGACCTCGATGCCATTGACCTGCCGCTGATCGGACCGCTGATTGAACACCACGAATTGTTCCCGCAGCGGGTCAACGTGCACTTTGTCAAAAGCGACAATCCGAACGAATTCACCATGCGGACCTGGGAGCGGGGCAGCGGCATCACACTGGCCTGCGGCACCGGCGCCTGCGCCTCGCTGGTGGCGGGCGTTTTAATCGGACGCTGTCAGCGATTGGTGCGGGCCCATCTGCCCGGCGGCGATTTGGACCTGAACTGGTGCGAGACGGACAACTGCGTATATATGACCGGCCCGGCTGTAGAGGTCTTTCGCGGCGTCTGGCCCGACTGA
- a CDS encoding class I SAM-dependent methyltransferase, producing the protein MIPAVQKRWNQLLSGDENISFRDYFCSVYLSGRRNLRGLTLGCGEGQKVLHWARTGLFAQIEAYELSTERLEKARLMARQAGLQNCIHYKIDDVNRLELPEGQYDVIFIEHALHHFSPLEPLLKKIHGWLAADGYFVFDEYVGPSRFQWTDRQLHLANAVRALIPERFRSHVIDDRTDKRIIRPSRLSMILKDPSEAVQSAEILPLAARIFQEIEVRGYRGAVLHLVLEGIAHNFVTEDPDALSCLHFLFQIEDFLTQTGQVQNDFAVGIYRKKDNGERRKV; encoded by the coding sequence ATGATACCGGCTGTTCAGAAACGGTGGAATCAGCTTCTATCGGGGGACGAAAATATCAGTTTTCGCGACTATTTTTGTTCAGTTTATTTGTCCGGTCGCCGAAACTTGCGGGGTTTGACACTCGGATGCGGAGAGGGCCAAAAGGTGCTGCATTGGGCACGAACGGGTCTTTTCGCTCAAATCGAGGCGTACGAGCTTTCCACTGAACGTCTCGAAAAAGCACGACTCATGGCCCGACAGGCGGGTCTTCAAAACTGCATTCATTACAAAATCGACGACGTGAACCGGCTGGAGTTGCCCGAAGGCCAGTATGACGTAATTTTTATTGAACATGCACTTCATCATTTTAGTCCTCTCGAACCGCTCTTGAAAAAGATTCACGGCTGGCTGGCTGCGGACGGCTATTTCGTTTTTGATGAATATGTCGGACCTTCCCGCTTTCAGTGGACGGACAGACAGCTTCACTTGGCTAATGCGGTTCGTGCACTTATTCCGGAAAGATTTCGAAGCCATGTGATTGACGATAGAACGGATAAAAGAATTATTCGTCCAAGTCGATTAAGTATGATCCTAAAAGACCCTTCGGAAGCAGTCCAGTCGGCGGAGATTCTCCCGCTGGCTGCCCGCATTTTTCAGGAAATTGAGGTTCGCGGTTATCGCGGTGCTGTTTTGCATTTGGTTTTGGAGGGAATCGCCCATAATTTTGTTACGGAAGATCCGGATGCATTGTCTTGCTTGCATTTTTTATTTCAAATAGAAGATTTTTTGACTCAGACAGGTCAGGTTCAGAATGATTTTGCGGTCGGGATTTATCGGAAGAAGGACAATGGGGAAAGGAGAAAAGTATGA
- a CDS encoding PEP-CTERM sorting domain-containing protein (PEP-CTERM proteins occur, often in large numbers, in the proteomes of bacteria that also encode an exosortase, a predicted intramembrane cysteine proteinase. The presence of a PEP-CTERM domain at a protein's C-terminus predicts cleavage within the sorting domain, followed by covalent anchoring to some some component of the (usually Gram-negative) cell surface. Many PEP-CTERM proteins exhibit an unusual sequence composition that includes large numbers of potential glycosylation sites. Expression of one such protein has been shown restore the ability of a bacterium to form floc, a type of biofilm.) has protein sequence MSVTDPQENSSVFVVNPDGTASVFCSMTWILDLEFDTTSAGAFGGFLYGCRSSWAIGRISPEGRWTRFAFSGSADEAIKCLTFGPDNSMYVIEELAANQIVVLKVSAVPEPTTFFLTVLGGLVLRKRAAGFFGDERIIE, from the coding sequence ATGTCTGTGACGGACCCTCAGGAAAACTCTTCAGTTTTTGTGGTCAACCCGGATGGTACGGCATCGGTTTTCTGCTCGATGACTTGGATTTTGGACTTGGAGTTCGATACAACTTCCGCGGGAGCGTTTGGCGGGTTTCTGTACGGCTGCCGCTCAAGCTGGGCGATCGGAAGGATTTCTCCGGAAGGGCGGTGGACTCGCTTTGCTTTTTCAGGCAGTGCAGATGAAGCCATTAAGTGTTTGACTTTCGGGCCGGATAATTCCATGTATGTCATAGAGGAACTTGCCGCCAATCAAATTGTTGTTTTGAAAGTCAGCGCTGTTCCTGAACCGACAACATTTTTTCTGACGGTTTTGGGGGGGCTGGTTTTAAGAAAGCGGGCAGCCGGCTTCTTCGGAGATGAGCGGATTATTGAATGA
- a CDS encoding radical SAM protein translates to MKNRLAEKAKVLQENLSRCTLCPRRCGVNRLAGQKGYCGTGARPVISSFGPHFGEESVLVGHGGSGTVFFTGCNLRCVYCQNYDISQLHQGEEFPVEALAEIFLRLQARGCVNINLVTPTHQIAAIVPALLKAKDEGLHLPIVYNTGGYDLPETLEMLDGLIDIYMPDMKYADSSAAAHYSDAPDYPQVNQAAVRRMHRQVGDLVIENGLAVRGLLIRHLVLPGNLAGSEQIFDFLAERISPHTAVNVMDQYHPCFRADEHPPLNRRPTKSEYETALACARRKGLRLIQ, encoded by the coding sequence ATGAAAAACCGGTTGGCCGAAAAAGCAAAGGTTCTTCAGGAAAATCTGAGCCGCTGCACGCTTTGTCCTCGCCGCTGCGGCGTCAACCGATTGGCCGGTCAGAAAGGCTATTGCGGGACCGGGGCCCGGCCGGTCATCAGCAGTTTCGGTCCGCATTTCGGCGAAGAAAGTGTGCTCGTCGGACACGGCGGCTCCGGCACGGTCTTTTTCACCGGCTGCAATCTGCGCTGTGTCTATTGTCAAAATTATGACATCAGTCAGCTGCATCAGGGCGAGGAATTCCCCGTCGAGGCCCTGGCGGAGATTTTCCTGCGGCTGCAGGCACGAGGGTGCGTCAATATCAATCTGGTCACGCCAACCCATCAGATTGCGGCGATAGTGCCCGCCCTCCTGAAGGCCAAAGACGAGGGACTGCATCTTCCGATTGTGTACAACACCGGCGGATACGACCTGCCGGAAACGCTGGAGATGCTGGACGGCCTGATTGATATCTATATGCCCGATATGAAATATGCAGATTCATCGGCGGCCGCACACTATTCTGATGCTCCGGATTATCCCCAGGTCAATCAGGCGGCTGTCCGCCGAATGCACCGGCAGGTCGGCGATTTGGTCATCGAAAACGGTCTGGCTGTGCGGGGACTGCTCATTCGCCACCTGGTCCTGCCCGGCAATCTGGCCGGCAGCGAACAGATTTTCGACTTTCTGGCCGAACGGATTTCCCCCCACACAGCCGTCAACGTGATGGACCAATATCACCCCTGCTTTCGGGCTGATGAGCATCCGCCGCTGAACCGCCGCCCGACAAAATCCGAATACGAAACCGCCCTCGCCTGTGCCCGACGAAAAGGCCTGCGGCTCATTCAATAA
- a CDS encoding DUF456 family protein: MIYVYLSLLLLVNAFWLVLGFFYLPGNWLMVLTTAGFAWWQADRGIFSIWTLAAAAMLALLGEVAELLAGFAGAGRAGASWKASLAAVGGALTGAVLGTFLIPIPFAGTLLGGCIGAGLAAWAFERRSGKPRQVSIRSGIGAGLGTAAGALLKVLMGVLIWFLIAAAAFWP, translated from the coding sequence ATGATTTATGTGTATTTGAGCTTGCTGCTTTTGGTGAATGCCTTCTGGCTGGTGCTGGGCTTTTTTTATCTGCCGGGCAATTGGCTGATGGTGCTCACGACGGCGGGGTTTGCCTGGTGGCAGGCGGACCGCGGGATTTTTTCCATCTGGACGCTGGCGGCGGCGGCGATGCTGGCCCTGCTGGGAGAGGTCGCCGAGCTTTTGGCCGGGTTTGCAGGTGCCGGAAGGGCGGGGGCGAGCTGGAAGGCCTCGTTGGCGGCTGTCGGCGGGGCCCTGACCGGGGCGGTTTTGGGCACGTTTTTGATTCCGATTCCTTTTGCAGGTACTTTGCTGGGCGGCTGCATCGGAGCGGGTCTGGCCGCCTGGGCGTTCGAGCGTCGTTCCGGAAAGCCCCGGCAGGTTTCCATTCGGTCCGGCATCGGAGCCGGTCTGGGGACGGCGGCCGGGGCACTCCTGAAAGTCTTGATGGGCGTCCTGATTTGGTTTTTGATTGCGGCGGCGGCCTTTTGGCCGTAA